One segment of Hippopotamus amphibius kiboko isolate mHipAmp2 chromosome 2, mHipAmp2.hap2, whole genome shotgun sequence DNA contains the following:
- the ZBTB5 gene encoding zinc finger and BTB domain-containing protein 5, translating into MDFPGHFEQIFQQLNYQRLHGQLCDCVIVVGNRHFKAHRSVLAACSTHFRALFSVAEGDQTMNMIQLDSEVVTAEAFAALIDMMYTSTLMLGESNVMDVLLAASHLHLNSVVKACKHYLTTRTLPMSPPSERVQEQSARMQRSFMLQQLGLSIVSSALNSSQSGEEQPAPMSSSMRGNLDQRTPFPMRRLHKRKQSAEERARQRLRPTLGESAISDVTPENGPGVHSREEFFSPDSLKIVDNPKADGMTDTQDDSTIMFDQSFGAQEDAQVPSQSDNSAGNMAQLSMASRATQVETSFEQEATTEKSGFQCENPEVGLGEKEHMRVVVKSEPLSSPEPQDEVSDVTSQAEGSESVEVEGVVVSAEKIDLSPESSDRSFSDPQSSTDRVGDIHILEVTNNLEHKSTFSISNFLNKSRGSNFSANQNNDDNIPNTTSDCRLEGEAPYLLSPEAGPAGGPSSAPGSHVENPFSEPADSHFVRPMQEVMGLPCVQTSGYQGGEQFGMDFSRSSLGLHSSFSRVMMGSPRGGASNFPYYRRIAPKMPVVTSVRSSQIPENSASSQLMMNAATSSFENGHPSQPGPPQLTRASADVLSKCKKALSEHNVLVVEGARKYACKICCKTFLTLTDCKKHIRVHTGEKPYACLKCGKRFSQSSHLYKHSKTTCLRWQSSNLPSTLL; encoded by the coding sequence ATGGATTTTCCTGGCCACTTTGAACAGATCTTCCAGCAGCTGAACTACCAGAGACTTCATGGCCAGCTCTGTGATTGTGTCATTGTAGTGGGGAACAGACATTTCAAAGCCCACCGCTCAGTACTGGCAGCGTGCAGCACACATTTCCGAGCCCTGTTCTCAGTGGCAGAGGGAGATCAGACCATGAACATGATCCAGCTGGATAGCGAGGTAGTGACAGCGGAGGCCTTTGCCGCACTGATTGACATGATGTATACCTCTACCCTCATGCTGGGGGAGAGCAATGTTATGGATGTCTTACTGGCAGCCTCTCACCTGCACCTGAACTCTGTTGTTAAGGCATGTAAACATTACCTAACGACAAGGACGCTGCCCATGTCTCCCCCCAGTGAGCGTGTGCAGGAGCAGAGCGCCCGCATGCAGCGCTCCTTTATGCTGCAGCAGCTGGGACTGAGCATTGTGAGCTCAGCCCTCAATTCCAGCCAGAGTGGTGAGGAGCAGCCGGCCCCCATGAGCTCCTCCATGCGCGGTAACCTGGACCAGCGGACACCCTTCCCTATGAGACGCCTGCATAAGCGCAAGCAGTCTGCGGAGGAGCGGGCCAGACAGCGCCTCCGCCCCACCCTGGGTGAGTCCGCCATCTCCGACGTTACTCCAGAGAACGGGCCGGGGGTTCATTCTCGGGAGGAGTTCTTTTCACCAGATTCTCTGAAAATCGTGGATAACCCTAAAGCTGACGGGATGACCGACACCCAGGACGACAGCACCATCATGTTTGACCAGTCTTTCGGTGCTCAAGAAGATGCCCAGGTGCCCAGCCAGTCCGACAACAGCGCCGGCAACATGGCCCAGCTCTCCATGGCCTCCCGCGCCACTCAGGTCGAGACAAGTTTTGAGCAGGAAGCCACAACTGAGAAAAGTGGTTTTCAGTGCGAAAACCCTGAGGTTGGCCTTGGTGAGAAAGAACACATGAGAGTGGTGGTTAAATCTGAGCCCCTGAGCTCTCCTGAGCCTCAGGATGAAGTGAGCGACGTGACCTCCCAAGCGGAAGGCAGTGAATcggtggaggtggagggagtgGTGGTCAGTGCGGAGAAGATAGACCTCAGCCCCGAGAGCAGCGACCGGAGTTTTTCAGATCCCCAGTCTAGCACTGACCGGGTAGGGGACATCCATATTTTGGAAGTCACAAATAACCTAGAACATAAATCTACTTTTAGCATTTCAAATTTTCTTAACAAGAGCAGAGGAAGTAACTTTAGTGCAAATCAGAACAATGATGATAATATCCCAAACACCACAAGTGACTGCAGGCTGGAGGGGGAGGCCCCTTATTTGTTGAGTCCAGAGGCTGGGCCTGCGGGCGGGCCCTCCTCGGCCCCTGGCTCTCACGTGGAGAACCCATTCAGCGAGCCCGCGGACTCCCACTTTGTCAGGCCTATGCAGGAAGTGATGGGCCTGCCGTGTGTGCAGACCTCAGGCTACCAAGGAGGAGAACAGTTTGGGATGGATTTTTCCAGGTCTAGTTTGGGGTTGCATTCCTCCTTCTCTAGGGTAATGATGGGCTCCCCTAGAGGAGGAGCCAGTAACTTTCCATACTACCGCCGCATAGCTCCCAAAATGCCAGTGGTAACTTCTGTCAGGAGCTCACAGATCCCAGAGAACTCTGCCAGTTCCCAGCTAATGATGAACGCGGCCACGTCCTCATTTGAAAATGGCCATCCTTCGCAGCCCGGCCCCCCGCAGTTGACGAGGGCATCCGCTGACGTCCTGTCCAAGTGCAAGAAGGCCTTATCAGAGCACAACGTCTTGGTCGTAGAGGGGGCTCGCAAGTATGCCTGCAAAATCTGCTGCAAGACTTTCCTGACCTTGACAGACTGCAAGAAGCACATCCGTGTTCACACAGGTGAAAAGCCCTACGCCTGCCTGAAGTGTGGCAAGAGGTTCAGTCAGTCCAGCCACCTGTACAAACACTCCAAGACCACCTGCCTGCGCTGGCAGAGCAGCAACCTCCCCAGCACTTTGCTTTAA
- the GRHPR gene encoding glyoxylate reductase/hydroxypyruvate reductase, with protein sequence MRLVRLMKVFVTRRIPPEGSAALARAADCEVEQWDSDEPIPTEDLERGVAGAHGLLCLLSDRIDKKLLDTAGASLKVISTMSAGVDHLALDEIKKRGIRVGYTPDVLTDTTAELAVSLLLTTCRRLPEAIEEVKTGGWTSWKPLWMCGYGLTHSTVGIVGLGRIGQAIARRLKPFGVQRFLYTGRQPRPQEAAEFQAEFVSIPQLASESDFVVVACSLTPATKGLCNKDFFQRMKKMAVFVNISRGEVVDQDDLYQALASGQIAAAGLDVTTPEPLPTNHPLLTLKNCVILPHIGSATHRTRNIMSLLAANNLLAGLRGEPMPSELKL encoded by the exons ATGCGGTTAGTGCGACTCATGAAGGTGTTTGTGACTCGCAGGATCCCCCCCGAGGGCAGCGCCGCGCTCGCCAGGGCCGCAGA CTGTGAGGTGGAACAGTGGGATTCCGATGAGCCCATCCCCACCGAGGACCTGGAACGAGGTGTGGCCGGGGCCCATGGCCTGCTCTGCCTCCTCTCTGACCGCATAGACAAGAAGCTCCTGGACACTGCAG GAGCCAGTCTCAAAGTCATCAGCACAATGTCTGCCGGTGTCGACCACTTGGCTTTGGATGAAATCAAGAAGCG TGGGATCCGTGTGGGCTACACCCCAGATGTCCTGACAGACACCACGGCCGAACTTGCTGTCTCCCTGCTGCTCACCACCTGTCGCCGATTGCCGGAGGCCATCGAGGAAGTGAAGAC tggCGGCTGGACTTCGTGGAAGCCCCTGTGGATGTGTGGCTACGGCCTCACACACAGCACCGTCGGCATCGTTGGGCTGGGGCGCATAG GCCAGGCCATTGCTCGGCGTCTGAAACCATTTGGTGTCCAGAGATTTCTATACACAGGGCGCCAGCCCAGGCCTCAGGAAGCAGCGGAATTCCAGGCAGAGTTTG TGTCCATCCCCCAGCTGGCCTCTGAGTCTGATTTCGTCGTTGTGGCCTGCTCCTTAACGCCTGCAACCAAGGGGCTCTGCAACAAGGACTTCTTCCAGCGGATGAAGAAAATGGCCGTATTTGTCAACATCAGCAG GGGAGAAGTGGTGGACCAGGACGACCTGTACCAGGCCCTGGCCAGCGGTCAGATTGCGGCTGCTGGACTGGACGTGACGACCCCAGAACCACTGCCTACAAACCACCCTCTCCTGACACTGAAGAACTGCG TGATCCTGCCCCACATTGGCAGTGCCACCCACAGAACCCGAAACATCATGTCCTTGTTGGCAGCAAACAACTTGCTGGCTGGCCTGAGAGGGGAGCCAATGCCCAGTGAACTCAAGCTGTAG